The following coding sequences are from one Haliotis asinina isolate JCU_RB_2024 chromosome 3, JCU_Hal_asi_v2, whole genome shotgun sequence window:
- the LOC137276634 gene encoding uncharacterized protein gives MRTCRTVHHRKPTVLIIAVFIIVLVSQTKIPAYVTRLVSGRGLFDFSHLEQLVDLVQPVPLQKVSFDVLLEDYTRKIQELQVRGLWKKTAVNPCEQEVDHPGKACAESFCPQPQPTTPEDNLRSVLSTMTDLNHEHLSLMMGLFPEPPSGKRVMFATAASDNHFNESQGLIRNLHQNVFPLISSYTFVYYDLGLLPWQREKLVMDCRCELRRFPVELMPPRLQDLQCYAWKSFIIQANLPKADILVWVDSSVRFWNKTMPQLLDDVEIRGIITYADVHSVAQHTLKETMNYMKEDVCSLAPVAEDHGGFLLLHNERWIREAVIKPLVACAMSPKCMCPRNPMDVIICDTGIHKYNKCHRFDQSAINIILAKLFRDHKSSLHSPYNEFPNVTLAR, from the exons ATGAGAACATGCCGTACAGTTCATCACAGGAAACCGACAG TGTTGATCATCGCTGTGTTCATCATTGTCCTTGTCTCCCAGACGAAGATCCCAGCTTATGTAACCAGACTGGTGT cTGGAAGAGGACTTTTTGATTTTTCTCACCTGGAACAGTTAGTGGATCTGGTACAACCAG TTCCACTTCAGAAAGTcagttttgatgttttgttggAGGACTACACACGGAAAATTCAAG aattACAAGTCCGTGGCCTGTGGAAGAAAACTGCCGTGAATCCATGTGAACAGGAGGTGGACCACCCAG GCAAGGCTTGTGCTGAGTCCTTCTGTCCTCAACCCCAGCCTACAACACCCGAAGACAACCTCAGAAGCGTCTTGTCCACAATGACGGATCTCAACCACGAACATCTGAGTCTCATGATGGGGCTATTCCCAGAACCCCCTTCCGGCAAGAGAGTCATGTTTGCAACTGCAGCCTCCGACAACCACTTCAACGAATCTCAGGGTCTCATCCGGAATCTCCATCAGAACGTCTTTCCACTCATCAGTAGCTACACATTTGTGTACTATGATCTAGGACTTTTACCATGGCAACGAGAAAAG TTGGTGATGGATTGTCGTTGTGAACTACGACGTTTCCCAGTGGAGTTGATGCCCCCGAGGCTGCAGGATCTACAGTGTTACGCATGGAAATCTTTCATCATACAG GCTAACCTCCCAAAGGCGGACATCTTGGTATGGGTGGACTCATCTGTGCGGTTCTGGAACAAGACAATGCCCCAACTGCTTGATGACGTGGAGATCCGAGGCATCATTACCTACGCTGATGTCCACTCGGTGGCGCAGCATACTCTGAAGGAGACAATGAACTACATGAAGGAAGACGTGTGTAGTTTAGCTCCAGTCGCTGAAGACCACGGTGGCTTCCTGTTGCTTCACAACGAGCGGTGGATCCGTGAGGCTGTCATTAAACCTTTAGTGGCTTGTGCCATGAGTCCTAAGTGCATGTGTCCGCGAAACCCAATGGACGTCATTATCTGTGACACAGGCATCCACAAGTACAATAAATGTCATCGCTTTGATCAATCTGCAATCAACATCATTCTCGCTAAACTGTTTCGAGATCATAAAAGCAGCCTTCACTCTCCTTACAACGAGTTTCCAAATGTCACATTGGCCAGGTGA
- the LOC137278751 gene encoding uncharacterized protein, which translates to MEGWVEAENQVEVEVLAAVVLLMFVVVEENTTGYLATCLYESQTIDFSHLVGKVQPVPSEIVSFDELLREYTQKMADLQMAGLWKKTEVKTCEEEELASRPCLESLCPQRRPTTPEDNLRSVLSTVSELDHQHLSLIPGLFSDPPSNKRVMFVTAASSNHFCESQGLMRNLHQNVFPYIRNYTFVYYDLGLWPWQRNQVMRDCRCELRRFPVELMPPRLQNLRCYAWKSFIIQANLPKADILVWVDSSVRFWNKTMPQLLDDVEIRGIVTYADVHSVAQHSLKETMNYMKEDVCSLAPVAEDHGGFLLLHNERWIREAVIKPLVACAMSPKCMCPRYPPNVIVCDTDIRKYNKCHRFDQSAINIILAKLFRDHKGSFHSPYNEFPNVTLAR; encoded by the exons ATGGAGGGATGGGTCGAGGCGGAGAATCAGGTCGAGGTGGAGG TTCTTGCCGCTGTTGTGCTGCTGATGTTCGTCGTTGTCGAGGAAAACACAACTGGCTATTTAGCCACCTGCCTCT ATGAATCTCAAACGATTGACTTTTCGCACCTTGTAGGAAAAGTACAACCTG TTCCAAGTGAGATAGTCAGCTTTGATGAATTGCTGAGAGAGTACACACAGAAAATGGCAG ACTTACAAATGGCGGGACTGTGGAAGAAGACTGAGGTTAAAACATGTGAAGAGGAAGAACTTGCAA GCAGGCCTTGTCTTGAGTCCCTTTGTCCTCAACGCCGACCTACAACCCCCGAGGATAACCTAAGAAGCGTCTTGTCCACAGTGTCTGAACTGGACCATCAGCACTTGAGCCTCATTCCGGGGCTTTTCTCTGACCCTCCCTCGAACAAGCGAGTCATGTTCGTCACTGCAGCCTCAAGCAACCACTTCTGTGAGTCACAGGGTTTGATGAGGAATCTCCATCAGAACGTCTTCCCCTATATCAGAAATTACACGTTTGTGTATTATGATCTTGGACTGTGGCCATGGCAGCGGAATCAG GTGATGAGAGATTGTCGTTGTGAACTAAGACGTTTCCCAGTGGAACTGATGCCACCGAGGCTACAGAATCTACGTTGCTACGCATGGAAATCTTTCATCATACAG GCTAACCTCCCAAAGGCGGACATCTTGGTATGGGTGGACTCATCTGTGCGGTTCTGGAACAAGACAATGCCCCAACTGCTGGATGACGTGGAGATCCGAGGCATTGTCACCTACGCTGATGTCCACTCGGTGGCGCAGCATAGTCTGAAGGAAACAATGAACTACATGAAGGAAGACGTGTGTAGTTTAGCTCCAGTCGCTGAAGACCATGGTGGCTTCCTGTTGCTTCATAACGAACGGTGGATCCGTGAAGCTGTCATTAAACCCTTGGTGGCTTGTGCCATGAGTCCTAAGTGCATGTGTCCCCGATACCCACCAAATGTCATCGTCTGTGACACTGACATTCGCAAATACAATAAATGTCATCGCTTTGATCAATCTGCAATCAACATCATTCTCGCTAAACTGTTTCGAGATCATAAAGGCAGCTTTCACTCTCCTTACAACGAGTTTCCAAATGTCACATTGGCAAGGTGA